One genomic segment of Acidobacteriota bacterium includes these proteins:
- the rpsK gene encoding 30S ribosomal protein S11, protein MAKSTKSSRKGGKKEKKNIPHAICHIRATFNNTIITFADPLGNVISWASSGGQGFKGSRKGTPFAAQSAAGLAARGARDNGVRTADVRVKGPGSGRESSIRALQSANIEIKTIKDVTPIPHNGCRPPKRRRV, encoded by the coding sequence ATGGCGAAATCAACGAAATCGAGCCGCAAGGGTGGCAAGAAAGAAAAGAAGAACATCCCGCACGCGATCTGTCATATCCGTGCGACGTTCAACAACACGATCATCACCTTTGCCGACCCCCTCGGCAACGTGATCAGCTGGGCCTCGTCCGGCGGTCAGGGTTTCAAGGGATCGCGGAAGGGGACTCCGTTCGCGGCTCAGTCCGCTGCCGGTCTTGCGGCCCGTGGCGCGCGCGACAACGGTGTCCGCACGGCCGACGTTCGCGTCAAGGGTCCCGGCTCCGGGCGCGAGTCATCGATCCGCGCGCTGCAGAGTGCCAATATCGAGATCAAGACAATCAAGGATGTAACTCCGATCCCGCACAACGGCTGTCGACCGCCGAAGCGGCGTCGTGTCTAG